GCGGGGCGCTCCGGCTGCGCTGATCAGTCGCCGACGAAGCGGACGTACTCCTCGGCCGTGAGCAGGGCGTCGAGCTCTTCCCGGGCGGCCGGGCGGATCGACAGCAGCCACCCCTCGCCGTACGGATCCTCCGTCACCTTCCGGGGTGCGCTCTCCGCCTCCGGGTTCACGGCGACCACGATCCCGGAGAGGGGCGACAGGAGTTCGAACACGGTGGTGGTGGATTCGATCAGCCCGATCGGCTCCCCGGCGGAAACCTCCGTCCGCGGGGGAGGAAGCTCCACGGAGACGACGTCCCCGAGGAACGCTCCCGGCACGTGGGTCAGCCCGGAGCGCACGTCCCCGAAACTGCCGGGCATCGCCCAGGCGTGGGACCGGGAGTAGCGACGGTCCGGCGGCGGGTGCATCGCGAAGTCTACCCGCCTGCGACGCGCCGGGATGCCGCTTCGCAGGTGTTCTGCAGGAGCATCGCGATCGTCATCGGTCCGACCCCGCCGGGAACGGGGGAGAGGAGCCCCGCCACCTCCTTCGCCTCGTCGAAGGCGACGTCGCCGCAAAGCTTTCCCGCCGCATTCCGGTTCATCCCGACATCGATCACGACGGCCCCCGGCTTGATCCATGAGCCCCGGATCATCTCCGCCCGGCCCACCGCCGCCACCACCACGTCCCCGGTCCGGACGACGGAGGGGAGGTCGACGGTGCGCGAGTGGCAGATCGTCACGGTCGCGTGGCGCGAAAGGAGCAGGATCGCCGCCGGCTTCCCGACGATGTTGCTGCGGCCCACGACGACGGCGTGCTTTCCTTTCAACTCCACCTTCTCGTAGTCGAGCATGGTGAGGATCCCATACGGGGTACACGGCAGGAACGCGGTCCCCCCCGTGAAGAGGCGCCCGGCGTTCATGGGATGGAAGCCGTCGACATCCTTGGCCGGATCGATCGCCTCGATCACCTTCGATTCGTCGATCTGCTTCGGAAGGGGGAGTTGGACGAGGATCCCGTGGACGGTATCGTCGGCGTTGAGCCGCGCCACGAGGTCAAGCAGTTCGGACTCCGGCGTGGACGCGGGGAGGTCGATCTGGCGGGAAAGGAACCCCGCCTCGGAGGCCGCCTTCCCCTTGTTGCGGACATACACCTGCGAAGAGGGGTCTTCCCCCACGAGGACGACGGTGAGGCCGGGGCGGACACCCGTGCGGGCGGTGAGCTCCGCCACCCGCTCCTTTACGGCGGCCCGGACGGACGCGGCGATGGCCTTCCCGTCGATCAGCTTGGCGGTCATGGGGCCCCCCAAAATGGAATCATATTAACAGCAACCCCCGGTACCAGCCACCGATGGATCTTTGCGGCGAAGGGTACGGCAGGAAAAGAACTCTGCAAGGTGCAGGCGCTTTCAGGGGACATTCCTGGTGCAAACGCGGGATGCAGGGAAGGTGTGTCCCCTGCCCACAACCCACAAGCCACGCAGTGCCTAGTCCAGCTTGGGACAGCCTGCGCAGGCGGGGGGCGCGCCGGCCCCGGAGGCCGCCGGGCACGACGCCTCCGCGGGCTCC
The nucleotide sequence above comes from Deltaproteobacteria bacterium. Encoded proteins:
- the folD gene encoding bifunctional methylenetetrahydrofolate dehydrogenase/methenyltetrahydrofolate cyclohydrolase FolD: MTAKLIDGKAIAASVRAAVKERVAELTARTGVRPGLTVVLVGEDPSSQVYVRNKGKAASEAGFLSRQIDLPASTPESELLDLVARLNADDTVHGILVQLPLPKQIDESKVIEAIDPAKDVDGFHPMNAGRLFTGGTAFLPCTPYGILTMLDYEKVELKGKHAVVVGRSNIVGKPAAILLLSRHATVTICHSRTVDLPSVVRTGDVVVAAVGRAEMIRGSWIKPGAVVIDVGMNRNAAGKLCGDVAFDEAKEVAGLLSPVPGGVGPMTIAMLLQNTCEAASRRVAGG
- a CDS encoding glycine cleavage system protein H; translation: MHPPPDRRYSRSHAWAMPGSFGDVRSGLTHVPGAFLGDVVSVELPPPRTEVSAGEPIGLIESTTTVFELLSPLSGIVVAVNPEAESAPRKVTEDPYGEGWLLSIRPAAREELDALLTAEEYVRFVGD